The nucleotide sequence GGGCACCACCAATGGGTGCTGggtgcttccccacccccaaatggcCTCAcacacttttctccttttcttaccAAACCAAGGGATTTGGATTCCTAgaggggggatggggggaggggggggcttAGCCCAGCGGATACCCAGAATagggaaaagagaagtgaaaactgaaGGAATCATTGGAAAGAATCCTGGCATTTTGCCACCAGTGAACTCTGCATTGCCAACACCCACAGTGGTCTGCATTGACAAAATAACACCAATCTCACAGGGCCAGAGATACGTCTCTGTTCAAAGAACCAGACAAGCTACTTCAGCCACAGGCACAAagcattccttttaaaatgttcagtgTAAGGATTTTAGCTCACTGAAGACTACAGCCATTTTcttctagggaaaaaaatcatcaggaCAAGCCCAAAGTAATTCATAAGACCTGAGCAGATTTACTGTGAAACTGGTAAGCTATAGCCCAGTGGGGCAAAGTGGAGCCTCATGCTGCTGCAGATATTTCGTTCGTTTGGTTACCATGAATAAAACTCACCTTTTCTAGAAAAAGCTTTTGGCAGAGTTGTTTTCTTAGGACTATCATTGTAGCTGTGAACACTAAAGCAATGATGACTAAAGGGATGAGAATATGAAGCAGCGAAGTTGGAGAGATCTTGGGTTCCATCTCACCTGGGTAAAAGAAAAGCACCAGATTGCAATTATATGGCAGCTTAGAGGTAAACCAAGCTGGGTTATAACTAATGTAGCCAGCTTGCATTGTGCATTTAGTTCATGTTAGGTGTTATTCTATGTATGCTTTATGCATTagctcatttactcctcacaaccaccctattAGGCAGGGTCTACTATGACCTCCATTTTACTGGTaagaaaagtgaggcacagagagcctaGGAAACTTTCCCCAAGTTATACAGTAAGTGACAGAGCAGAGATATAATCCAGGCTGTATGGTTCCAGATTCCATGCTTCACATCATTCTGACATatctatcatttcctttctttttcttctgtcctttcctttccttctttgcctctatctatcaatatctatctatctatctatctatctatctatctatctatctatctatctatctatctatctatcatgatCTATCCCTCAGCCCAAAAATGTCTCTCCATCCTCTGTCAAGCACTCAAGATGCTTAGAATCCATACCATTAAGTATTCAATTTCAAGGAGTCACAGGatccttttgaaaaaataaaatattgtaggCAGTGTTAATACACAAAATCCAGTCATTGTGAATTACTATAACTAGCCCTTTTCCTTGTCATAACTAATCAAGATCCTGGCACTGAGGAAAAGATGAATTTAGTAGAGAAGTGGATAATAAGAATAATTTTGGAGCCTGGACAAAGCCTTGTAAAGGAGAGCTCTGGGTATCTATAGGTCAGAATGAGGGCCCCAGACTAACAAAGGACAGGGCTGGGGGGCGTTCACTATAGGGAGATGGAAGGGGACCCGTGGTAAGCTGGGCCCTTTCTAAAAGCCTATATTTTGCCTTATGGAGTAACTCATACAGAATAAATATAACATGCTGGTCTGAGAAAAACCTGGCAAAACTGCTCAGGAGGAAAGGCCCCAGTCCTGCCaacttccctccccttcccctatCACGGTGCTATCTGAAAACCATAGACAGTTTTAGCTGTGAAGGGAGGAGATGTAATTTAATCTGAGTCCCTCATCTTAGAGTTGAGGAAGCAAGGCTCAAAGATGCTAAATAATCTATTTAAGGTCATGATTTCTAAGTAAGTGGCAAAACCAGGATTgcaaacccagatctgtctgattcAAAGCTCAGGCCCCACAGATATTTGTCTCTATCCAAAAAGAACGTGGTGaacattaagaaagaaaaggattgaCAGGCTCATCTACCCATTAGATAAcccatacttaaaaaaaatttttttttaactgaggtataattgacaaacattatattcatttcaagTGCACGACATAATGACTCAATGTTTGTATATACTGTGAAGTGATCACTACAATAAGTGTAGTTAACGTCTCTGACCACACATGAATAACCCATATTGATCACTTACAGGAAGTGCTATTTAAGCACTTGCTGCATGTAGCACCATGAGTCAAGGAGTCCTGGGACCCTCACTGTTCCCACAACAGGAAAGGTTCCTACCTCAGTGCCTTTGAGCAAACCCTTATCCTGTCCAGGTTCCCTCATAGCCCCTTCCACAGACAAAAGCTCTAATCATCCCTAAAGACTTTTTAACATTGAACATTCAACAGGACACCAGTCTACTTAGATTGTAAGCTATTGGAGTGCAAAGTCTTTAAGTCGCCTCCGAATCCTCTGAAAAGCCAAGCACCAGCTATATGAAAGGTATAAGGATTTGTTGGGCTGAATTGACCACCTATTTGTCCACCTAACCTGATCTTCCCTGTCATTGGTTACCTTGTGGCAGACTGCTGCTTATTCCTTAAatccattctccctttcttccctaaTTAATATTAGCTAGGTGTTAGCTGCACACATGGCTTCTCAGAGACTACCTAAGCCTCCTCTGCAGTTAGGTGTGGCCAGCCATAGTGTGTGGCCACACTATCTTCAGGCCAAGAGAATGGGTCTTCTGGGTCTTGGACATAAAACATTGagtatgtctttttttcctttctgaagacTGAAACACGGATGTGGAAGTGACCCAGCTTTGACAATTCAGTAGCAATAGCAGCCTGGAGAATGGCAGAACAGCAGATAGAAAGAACCTGAATCGCTGGATGACTTTATGGAATATAGCTGGCTACCTACCTGCTCTCAAACAACTTCTGTCTCTAAATATTATATGAGAAAGAAATAGGCTTTTGTCTTGTTTGAATCACTATATTTTGAGGTCTCTTAGCCTATATCctaatacattttcttctaaattgtcTTATAACATTTGGATGCCACTTAACAATGATATGATGATGCAATTAAAAAACTGTTTTGTCCTTACCCACAGTCCTAGCCACTCACAAGAAGCCACACCTCTTGCTAAAGGTGCTATATCTTTTACCTGTTTCCATACTTTCTGAATGCTAAGGACTTTACAGGCATattccatttaatcttcacaataaccctacaGGCTATCTACCCTTATTTACTCTCATTCTACAAATGAGAGACACTTGTAGGGCAGCTCAGTCATATGTTCATGTTCTCAATGCTAGTAGGTAGCAGAGAGGATTTGAAATTCAAGTCCGTTTgacttcagagcccatgtgtttcaccACTGCCAGAGTCACTTCCCAGTCTCCTGGGAGGGCTTCTATACCACCCATATAAGGATCTTGTTATAGTTATTTCCTGTGCTCCAGTTTCATTATATTTCCTAATGAAAATGCAGCAAGTGACTCAACAGAAGAAAATCTGTTTGAAAAGGAAAATCATCTCATTGCTCCTGAATTTCAGATTGAAAGTTAGGATGTTCAGTCATCTATTCTAGAGTCAGGGGAGCACATCCTGAATTTCATTGCTGTATTTGTTTGATTACTTGACTTCTGGAGAAGCTTGTGGTGGGTCAAAGAAGTCAGCAGTGAGCAGCTCAACTTATGAGAATGAGTACAAAGGGGACAGTCATAAGACAAGTTAAAATGCCTTTGAGAAATAGAAGCTAGGAACGTGTGGGAGGATGTTTGACTTTGGTTATTTTGTTGCTGGTATTTGCACACAAACCAGGGGATCATTTGACTGCTGTGATCTGGCTGTCCACACAGTCTGGCAGCTGGGATGATGGGATCATCTAAGACTAAATCTTCAACCCATGAAAGTGACATTTATCGAGCCCTTATTACAAGCAGAGCACTCTGCTTTTGCTTTAGTTGCGGTGTAAAGAAGACACAGGTGAATGATTGAAAtgcatggaaaataaaatagcaatgaaagagaaaagacaagcaTAGTCACAGGCAAACAAAGAAATGGTACAATTAATCGGTCTTAGGAGGCAAGATGAGGGAAGACCCCTTGTGTCTTGGAGTTACCCGAGCTGCCCTAGAGAGAGGATGGGCTTGGAACTGgtaaagaaatgaacaatgaTATGTGGAAGAAGTGCCTGAGCGAAGAGGccatggaggtgggagaggtgTAAGCAAGTTCCAAGAGTACTTCGTGAGGAAGGGGAgctgactacagtggaggatcCATGTCTCAGGGGATAGTAGGATGAATATAAAGCTGGGAAGGATGGGTCAAACTAGGATGAGAATCTCTAATTGCATAAAGATTTTTCCATCTCCCTGCTAGTTGCATTCATGCGTGATATCTTAGGAAATCCCAAGCTCTGATGTGACCCCACAGGCCCCTCCCACAACTGTTAACTATTTATTCATCTATGCTGgttcccagagagagagtgggggGGGCACCTTCTTTCAGTCTTAACTTCTCATAGATGGAAGACTTCCAGAGGAATGATCAGTCTGTCCTTCTACTTCTCTACtactatgaaataaataaataaataactgacatAATCAGTGGTGCAAAGGGAAGATTCTAGTTATTTCCAAATTCATCTTACCCAGGCCTCCATTTCTCTTTGGCGATCTTCATATTAAGTGTCCTTCTAGAAAACCGCCATTTCATCCAAAGTACTAACCTACACTTAACCAAGCAGGAAATTTCACATAACAAAGGACAACTGAGTaaacattttcaggaaaaacaaattccCCAGGGGTTGTTAGTATTTAAGCCTCTAAAGCTCTAGTATGAATTAATTATAGCTCAATATTCATAAACTGACAAGTCTGGTTTTCTTAACTGTGATAAAAAGAGAGATTATTGAAAAACCAACTTGCTTAATTCACTATTTTCATCCAAAGTTGACCCTAAAAATGGTATGTTTCTAATGTCTTTACTTCTATCAAGATCCTTAGTATGACTCctctctttgcttcctcatttcaCCATAATAATGTAGTTAGAAAGAAGCTGGGGTAACTTTAGTGCTGGAATTGGGTAGTGAAGTGTAGACAGGTGGGGAAGTGGGAAATTGGGGGCTCAGAAATGACAATGCAGCTGGCTGCCTATAAAAACTATATCAaggaggttttgttttttctgtgtttttttttccccagaagaaaACACTAGGAAATTAATGGGCATTGAGTCACATCAAAGTTCTCCATCTGGTCTGTTGAGTGGTATCAGTCCATGATAAGATTTACTTTACTTTGCGATGGAACAGATCATTCTGATGCCCCAACTCATATCCTGTCTGTCCCATCCCTGATTTCAGGCATGGCTGAATATAGCTGAATGATGGATGGTTCCATGCAGGTTCTGACTCACTTCCCTCTGACCATCTGTCCTCAAGCATGTGATGCTTCTGTGCCAGGGCTCCCCCAGTGCTGAAGGTTGATCCCTCTCACCACTATTTCCAGTGACCAACTTGTAGAATTTTTGCTTCTCATCTCCACAAATTTGGGGTTTACTGGATTAAAGGTCCAGCTTCCTAGTGGTAAATGCTTCTACCAAAGGATTACGTTCTACTGTATCTAAAGTTATAGCTACTGCCTCGTCAGCTTGAGCTCTACCCACTGATGGAccagaaggcaaagaaaagaattattataTTGATGGAGTAATCAGTCATAATTACCATGAAGAACTTGAATGCTGTTACATAATGGAAGCAAGGAAAACTATGTCTAGAGCTCACTGATTCTCTGATTCTTGTTACATCCATGCCCAGTaatcaaaaggaaaaggcaaTTGCAGCAACCTCAGCTAAGGGCAAGGCAGCTGGGGCTCAGACCTATCAGGATTGAAAGCCTGAGTCCCCCAGGGAAACAAACTATTGCATCTGAAGTGCTGAGTGGGGGAAATGTAGAATGTTTAGTGGATCAGAGAGATGACAAATATCAATTATGGATTGGGATCAATGGCAGCCACAGGAACTATAGTTTGTTCCACGAAGTCTTGTATATGAAATGTTTTGCAGAGATTGTAGCTGCTTTCCTGCCCGAAGGCTCAGAGTGAGTGGACTTAATGTAGGGCATGAGTGGACTTGAACAGTGCAAGAGATAGACATTTGTAGTCCTGCCTCCCTTCTTCTCAGCTTCTCTTTTGATGTCAGCCATAGATTGGGTAGAATTGTGGTTGGGCTTCGACTCACTTCATAGTCAATGATTAACATCAAGGGGATGTTTGCTTTCTGACCTGGGATAACTCTGATGCTACAGATGGCTGAGGGGGGGAACTCACTTAGCCCATATGCATTCGCAGCTCATAGTGGAAGAGAGCTGACAACTGTCAACCACTGGAGATGAGAGCAGATGGATTAGTCTTGCCACCCTAAGTCCTTTGAGTAAACATCTTAGAAGGCCATCTGTATACTTCTTAGGTGGCCCTTGCATATTTGAGCTTCTGTTGTCCACATCAACAACTTTTATAATGTGTCCCtatatttgcttttccttctttcctgtcttcaTCTCCTGAATCTCTCACTTCTGCTCCCTGGGGTCACCAAATACCTGCATGCCAACAAGTCCTTATCATAGGCTCTGCTTTGTCTAAGACAAATGacaaaaagtgaaatataatgACAACATAGTGAATTTTCTATAAAGTCTAATCAGTACTAGGGACTGTCCTTTATTCTGAGATTATATCCTGTATTTGCATGGTagcagaataatggctccccTCAAAGATGTCCATGATCTAATCCCTGAAATCTGTGAATGTGTTACCCTACACTGCAAAAGagttttgcagatgtgattataTTAAGGACCTTGAAATGGGAAAATCCTTCTGAATTATCAAGTTGAGGTGGCAGGGAAGGCATCTAGTGTAGTCACAAGGGTTCCTAAAAGAtggaaaagggaggcaggagaattaaaagaaagagatgtGATGATAAAAGCAGAGGCCTGAGTATTGCAACTGCTGATTTTGAAAGTGGAGAAAGGgtccacgagccaaggaatgcaggtagcCTCTGCGAGCtggaaaaaccaagaaaatgaattctCCCTTAGAGCTTCTGCTATCTTGTCGACACTTTGATTAGAGCTTAGTGGAGCCTTTTTCAGACGTCTGACCTCTGGAAGTGTAGgttaataaatttgtgttgtccTAAGCCCAcgaagtttgtggtaatttgttacaggagCAATAGGCAACTTATGCATGTGGTGATAAAATGCCCTGTctcttatgaaataaaatgaccTGTCTCTAGATGTTAGTTGTTCTTATTTAGCAAGTAAATTGTTCTTACTTGGCAAATAAAAAATTGTCAGACTTCCAAAATTGTTTGAAGTTTTGCTGATGTATGAAGTTCTAAATATGAGATTCAGTATAGCCAGCGAAAGCTCTGGAAGATTTTTTGAGGCCAGTTTTCCTGTAAAACCCCCACACCATTCGGCTGTCGGCAAAGCCAGCAAAGTGATATTCATCCTGGTGACTCAAAGCACATGCCTGAGGCATAGTGATTAATCAGCTTTTGTGCTggatattttttgtttcctcttcagaTCCATTGTCTGCATTTCAACACTCTGTTCTGAGGTCTGAGAGGTTGATGTTTATGGAACATACCAGTGACTCTGTTGTTCTCTGACTTCTACctgggttcagccaatgggaggaCCCAGCAGGAGATTGGAGGGTAGGAGGAGAATGAAGTTGGGGTATTCATTCACCCAGCATCTGCCCTTTGGTGTTGCTGCAAGTGGTAGCACCCCTCTCTTGGAGGCCACAGTTCCCGTCAAGTGTGCTTTCCCTACAGCTCCCTTCTCCAGGTTGCAGTAACCTCTCCAATAAGGCTAATTTCTCCCCCACTGTTGAAGCCCCAGGGTCCTTCACTATCCTTAGTAGGTTCTCTGAATCCTGATCAGAACTTCATAAATAGTCGCTTTATTATACACTCCTTAAATGACTTGTTCTGAGTGTGCCATCTATTTCTTGCCTGAACCCTAAACCATAGAGCTAGGAAGGGCCGGCCACTCTTACCTGGAGGGTCAATGATGGCTGAAGTAAGTTCCTTCACATCATCATTCCAGAACTCACAGCTGAAGTTGCTGCCAGGGTGTGACTTGAGGCGCAGAACACTAGTGACCTGGTACAGGCCCTCAGAGGTCTTTATGTGGCTTGTGTTGGCAGAAACATTGATGTTTGGCCAGGACACTTCTGCCAAGGGATAACCTTCAGCCTGGCAGGTGAGCTCTACCTCGTCTGTCTCTGGGAACTGAAGGATGCtagtgtttattttcttgtagGAAGCTggacaataaaagaagaaaaataagtaagtctTTCTTTCCTGATTCCTGTAGAGCTCTGAACTCAATGCcatgtgaaattaataaaatgatcatTATCAGTATTAAGGAATAatggctttaatttttaaaacattttctttgtctcaGATCATCATGCTATTTTACACACAATGAATTGTTTAACCTTTACCATACCACAAAAATGGCAttgttgaaattcttaatttttgttggAGGTAATTGAAGCTAGAGAGGTTAAGATTTTGCCCAGAGTCACAGGGGTATTAGGCAATAGCCAATATTTGTACACTGGAAGTTTGATTCCAAATCTCAATAGTGCTTTATACCACCACACTCTGTGGCTTCCTATATTACTATAAATTATCTCGCAATTAAGGACTGGAGAGAAGCGAGaggatagataaataaaattactagCTAACCCCCATATCTCACTTTATTTAGAGTTTTTCTAACATCTTCAGGAGAAAGTTTTTTTTGCACTTCCCCCTTTCATCAGTTCTCTAATATTaggaggacaaaaaaaaaaatgaagaccaaGCTTCTGTCTATAAATAGTCAAAAATTGGGTCTATGTctagcgcgcgcgcgcgcgcacacacacacacacacacacacacacacacacacacacacacaccccattctGTGCAGTGTATGCTGAGTGAATTAATCAGATATGACTTCCTGCCCTGTAGAAAACAGATCTAAAACAGACACGAGTGACACAGAGAGCAAGGACATAAGGACAAATTGTTCAGCTATCTGAGATGatagctaaaaataaataagtattaaCGACATATGCAGATATCAGGGAGTGTGGAAAGTAACCTGTTGATTTTTGGTGAAGGGAAGAGGGAATGAACACTAGTTTTcattaagtagaaaatatttccttaagaAACGGAATTTCAATACAATCATTGAAGTAAAGATAGAAATATGGCACAGGTGTGGTGaaactgctctttttttttttcttaaattgttggGAGGCGTATCAATGGGCACAAACTTTGTGAAAAGTGTTTTTATATTAAGATAATGATAATAGCCACGTGGAAAATGTCAAATACTTTATGATGTACTAAGTGTTCTCTGGGTATTGAGCTTCTATGTTCTGGGCTTTTTACATACTGTGGAGGAAGCACTCATGCCCCTTGCCACAGTTTTTGCCCCTTGAGCACCTCCCCTGTGTGTCCCTATGTTATGAGTTGCTAATTTGATTAGTTATAGCCAAAGCACTCACTGGGTCTCCATTCACTGAAAAGCATGGTGACTGCACCTTCAAATGCTGTGAAAAACCTGTGACCCTCTGTTGAAGTTCTTGGTGCAGTAAAGCATTCTCTGCTTTACTGCAGGCCTCAGTAAGCTCTGTCGTCTTCCCAGCTCACAGTATTCCAGCTTCCGCCTGTGACTGGGTGGGGCGGATTTTGTTATCCATGAGTCTGGATGGATGAGTGACTTTAGGGTCTGATCTGCAAACCTGGACTCTTAGGTTAAGACGAGGGAACAGGAAACAGGGGACCCCTATTCTAAGTCATGTTCTCCAGTGTAAATTACCAGAGAAGCCCCAAAattggaagagggaaaaggagaaaagcacgTGTTCATCcagttattaatttaaaaaatggagttcATTTCCCATTTGGTATTGATTATTGTGTGTACACCTCTTAGTCCAGAACTTGGAGAGGAGCAAGGATGAGTGACTCTAAAACCTGATTCCATCCCCTtaacatacattatctcatttaaaccacACAAGGACCCTACAAGATAGGTAAAATTCATATTCCTATtttgtaaataagaaaacagCTGCAATCTGGGATGGATGGGGGCACGTGAACTCATGCCTGTCACAGCTACAGTATTCTGATTTCTGCATTGGAATCATCAGAAGAGGATAATTTTCTGTGTAACTGCAGAAGCCTGGGAATAGAGCAACGTGGAAGAGGGATATGTTTTCTAGGGGAACCTGGTACCCAGAACTAGTGCATGAGGAGGATCAGGTTCTGAACCAGCCTACTGAAGGGgttgaactaccgtgtttccccgaaaataagacctagccaggcaatcagctccaatgcatcttttggagcaaaaattaatataagacttggtcttattttactataacattttactttattttacttattttactataatataagaccgggtcttatattaatttttgctccaaaagatgcattagagctgattgtccggctaggtcttattttcggggaaacatggtagttaacaTTCACCAGTCTCCTTGGTGCCAAATTTTGGTTTATCTCTAGCAATCAAACAGTATCTCAGTCATGCATTCTGAGTATTcactttatctttcattctatgtTATTTATCTATACTTCTTTTCCTTTGGTGCGGTATCCTCTCATAATCATTTCATCCTGTTATATCAGAGATTATTTCTGAAACTCTGGGGTCTCTGGGAGAGATGGAGGAGAATAAATGGATTCAAAGGACTAGTGTGTTGTGGGTGAGGGTCTGGCCTGCTCCCACGATAGCTTGGGACAAGAAGCTA is from Rhinolophus sinicus isolate RSC01 linkage group LG04, ASM3656204v1, whole genome shotgun sequence and encodes:
- the PDCD1LG2 gene encoding programmed cell death 1 ligand 2 isoform X2; the protein is MILLLLILSLESQLRQTAALFTVTVPKELYVVDYSSNVTLECDFDTGDGVEFGHVKASLQKVEDDTSLHSVTLLNEKPPLGKALFHFPRIQMRDAGQYRCVIVYRGAWDYKYLTLKVKASYKKINTSILQFPETDEVELTCQAEGYPLAEVSWPNINVSANTSHIKTSEGLYQVTSVLRLKSHPGSNFSCEFWNDDVKELTSAIIDPPGEMEPKISPTSLLHILIPLVIIALVFTATMIVLRKQLCQKLFLEKTQQKRSLQSGGK